The genomic window TGTGTCTTTGAACTCTCCGTAATAGGTTGCCTGGGCAAACAACATCGGAATGCTGGTGAAGCTTTGCCCTACTCCGGTCACCACCGCTGCAACGATGATTCCCATCGCCCCCATCCGATACGGATTGATTGCTTGAAGGGTTCTCACTTCGGAGTGCACCTCCCCGTCGGCTGACTCCAAAGCTTCACGGTACGGACGGGCCCGCCAGGCTGCAGGCCATCAACCTTCAGCGTGACGTCGCACGCGTAGAAATTGAAGAAGTCGCCATAAAGCCCCCCGATACCCGCGACACGCTTCGCAGATTGTGGGGCGTCCCGTAACACCCCGTCGACGTAGTCGAGCCGGTCAATTAGCGGTTGGAGGGTATTCTGCACATAGCCAACGGCCTTCTGCAGCAGTGGCCGATTGTCTGACAACAGATCCGCCAGCGTGCCGGCCACATTACCGATGTGCGCGACATTGGCCGCGAGCGGATCGGCTTGATTGCTCAACCCGGTGATCAACTTATCGACGTTGTCGATCGTTTGGTCGAATTCCTTGCGATGCTTGACCGTGGTCTCTAGCACGACGTTAAGGTTTGAGATGACTTCACCGATTGCCTGGTCACGTCCAGCGATCTGCGCGGTTAGTTGCGCCGTCTGGTCCAAGATATCGTTGATCGTGCCACCTTGGCCCTGAAACACAGTGACGATCGCGGTCGCAATCGTATTGACTTTGTCGGGATCGAGCGCGCGAAACACCGGCTTGAAACCACCGATCAGTGCATCTAAATCCAGGGCTGGCTCCGTACGTGACAGCGGGATAAACCCACCCGGCGGCAACACCCGATCCATCCCTTCACCGTCGCCGCGCTTAAGTTCTACGTAGCGCTGCCCAAGTAGGTCGGCATAGCGAATGGACGCGGTCGTCGACTGATAAAGCGGCACCGAACGGTCTACTTCGAAGTCCACACGCACCCGATGACCGCCCTCCGTGATCCGTACGCTGCTTACTTTGCCGATCTCCACCCCGGAGGCACGGACAAACTGGCCGGCGCGCAAGCCGCTCGCAGTACTGAATTCGGCCGTGTAGCTGGAGGTCTTGTTAAAGCGCAACTGGGCGAACACCACGACAATGATGACCGTCACGGCAATTAAAGTTAATACGGCAGTACTAAACTTCACTGCCGTAGCGGTGATTTTTTTCATGGGTTGATCGTGTTCTCCCCCCACTGGCGGCCCCACACGTATTCATTGGCCTGCGGTTGCGGGATTCCAAAGTGGGTGTATGGCGCGATGCTGGAACCGCTATCCGTTACCAAGTACGGAGCAGGCCACAGATCGCGGGTAATGGTCTTCCAGCATCCCGGTTTCCCGCCCGGTCCGCCGTGAGCATTCACTCGCGGCAAGTTGTCAGGATAGACGTACGCATTTGTTCCTCCCAAGATCGTGCCTGTTAACCTTACCGAGTAACCGTTGCCGCTCTCCCCATCCGTCACTTTCGGTAGCACATTAGCGCCATGGTGAAAAAGGCAGTAAAGCTCCGGACTGTAGGTGTCAAGCAGTTGAGTCACCGGCACCAGGTCGCTGACCGCATGCTGCAGGTCCGATCTGCTCTGGTCAATGATGTCGGCACCGGTGTTTCCAACCCCCACCGCGGCCAAGAGTGCGGCGTCCAGATCCTTCTTTTGCTGGTTGAAGGTACGCGCCGTGGTGACTGCGTTATCGAGGGCGCTCCAAAGATCCGGCGAGGCATCCCCGTAGATATCGGCTAAATCCGCCAACCGTTGAATATCATGGCGGATTTGAGGCATCTGCGGGTTGATGTCATCGAGTATGGTGTTTCCATTGATGATCGAAGCCCCGAATTTATCGCCTTGCCCATTTAACGCTGCAGCCACCGCCGAAAGCGTTAAGTTCACCTTGACCGGATCCACCTTCTCTGAAATCTGCATGACCGTCTCGAACAACGTGTTAAACTCCGTTGTTTCCGACCTCACCACAATTATGTCAGCCGGTGTAACCTTCCGGGCCACAGGTTGTTTGGGCGAACTCAACGACACGTACTTGTTGCCAAACACCGTGGTGGCTGTAATTTCGGCATTTACGTTTAGCGCGATCAGCCCGGCGTATTTTGGCGCAATTTCCAGCAGCAGCTTGGCCGCCGGCTTTCCGTCACGCTCCACCTCGCTGATGCTGCCCACCCGGCCGATCTCCACCCCGTTGTAAGTGACTTTCGCCCCCCGATCCAAGACCAAACCCGACCGGCTAGCCAATGCTGTTAAGGTTATCTTGGGTGTGAAGCCACCCCGGAACTGGACCCAGACGACGATCAGCACGACCGCGGTGATGAGCCACAAAGCCAGCCCCGCTAACTTTCGGACCGAAATAAGTCGCCGTAGCCGCTTGCTTGTGGTTGCCATAATAATTTACACCGTGAGATTGAAGTTGGGGTTGACGCCGTAAATCGCTAACGAAGCCATTAGCACGACCATTACGATGGCGATTAGCGATGCGCGCATCGATCTCCCGACTGCCACGCCGACTCCAACCGGACCGCCGCTGGCGTTGTATCCGTAGTAGCAGTGGTTCAACATCACGACTGCCGAAATGGCGACCGTCTCCGCAAGAGAGTACCAGAAGTCGTTAACCCTCAGGAAAGTGTTGAAGTAATGGTCATACGTTCCGATTGATTGCGCATAGAACAAAGTTGTCACCAGCTGGGCGGAAAAGAACGAGAGGAGGACCGCGACCGAATATAGTGGGATAGTGACGATGAAGGCGCCAATAACTCGGGTAGATACCAAATACGAAACTGATTTGATTCCCATCACCTCAAGCGCATCAATCTCCTCGCTGATCCGCATGGCGCCCAATTGCGCTGTAGCACCGGCCCCGACGGTCGCGGCTAAAGCAGTGCCAGTTACGATTGGCGCCACCACACGCACATTCGCTAGCGCGGCGAAGAAACCGGTGAACGCCTCAACGCCGATATTGCCTAGCGAGGCGAACCCTTGAATCGCAATCAGCGAACCGGCCGATAGCGTCACAAAGCCGATGATCGCCACCGTGCCGCCGACGGCGGCCATTGCGCCAGTGCCCATGCCGATCTCGGCGATCAGGCGCAAGACTTCCTTTCGGTAATTCTTTAGGGTAAACCCGAGATAACGGAGCACTTCGCCGACGAACAGCGCGACATCACCAGAGGCGTCGAGCGCACGGCCAGGAGCGCCGACCCATCCGGCGCCTAGCTTCCAAGCGCGTGGGAAACGTGATTGCACGACCGTCGGGGAAGCCAATCTCAACGCCCCGTTCCGAACCGCACACCAATGGTAGTCAGCACCACGTTGACCGCAAATAATGCGACCACCGCAAGAACCAACGTTTCGTTGACTGCTGTGCCCACCCCTTTGGCTCCCCCGCCGGCTGTCAACCCGCGGTAGCAACCCACCAGCCCGGCAATAAGCCCGAATAAGGTGGCCTTCACAATCGAGATCAGCACCTCGGGCAATCCAGTAATCAAGGTTAGGGTCGAAACGTATGCGCCGGCCGAAACATTCTGGATATACACACCGAACAAGAACCCGCCGACCAGCCCGATACTGATCACCGCGCCATTGAGCAGCAGGGCTACAATGGTCGATGCAACCACCCTGGGAACTACCAGTCGATGAATCGGGTCGATGCCCAACACCTCCATCGCATCGATCTCCTCGCGAATAGTCCTAGCGCCCAAATCCGCACAAATCGCAGTAGAACCTGCGCCAGCGACCACGAGCACCGTCACAAGGGGGCCCAGTTGAGTGACGGCGCCGAGCGCAGCCCCAGCGCCGGAGACGTCGGCGGCCCCAAATTCGGCCAATAAGATATTCAGCGTAAAGATGATTAGCACGGTGAGCGGAATTGCGACCATAACGGTTGGCAGGAACGACACACCGAGTAGAAACCAACCCTGTAGGATGAATTCGCGCCATTGGAACGGACGTGCAAGCGCCTTGCCGGTTAGCACACACATCTGAGTGAAGCTGGCCACCTGCCCTAGCGGTTTCCGCAGTTGTTCACGAAGGTATACCGACAAACCGTTGGATGCCGTCACCGATGCCCCTCGACAACAGCACCACGTGCGTCGCGCTGCAGCAGCCGATCAACGTACAGCGCGACCGCCGAAACCGTGACCAGCAGACCATACTGGGTGGTAGCGCTCAACCCATCGCTCGCGCCAGAGATGTCCGTTGTGCCGACGTTGCACAACAACACGTTGAGCGTGAAGATGCTTAGCGCCGCCAGGGACGAAGAAGCTGCGATGGTTGGCAGGGTCGACATCTGCATCAAAAACCGCAACTTGGACGATGAACTCAAACCATTGGAACGGCCTCTCAGCACGGCCTTTTGCCGAATTGAAATGGCATCTGCGAAAACACGCCGCCAGCTCCCAACGCTGGAAAAGGTCTGATCCCGGACGTCTTCGACGAGAATGACTCTGGCCGTGATCACCGGGTCATCCATAGGTCGCGAACCCACGGTGAAGTGTTCTGCGGCTGCTGTCACCGCCAGCGGAATCCGGGCCGGCAGCACCTCCTCGATGCGTTTCACCCAATCAACAAACTTTTCGGAATCCCACCACGCAATCGGATACCCCATGTCAACGAGCTTGTCATTGAGCGCCCGATGCTGCTGGCCATGCACCGATTCCTGACCGATAAACCCGGCCACCCGCTTCTTCAACCCAGGATCGGTGACCTCATCGGCAAACCGGCGCACCGACCGAATGAACAACTCCTCCCCCGGCGGGAACGACCCCGACAAGTTCGCCAGAAAGTGGCTGAAGATGATGTCGTCATCCACGATAATAGTTGCTGCCCTCCCCCCACCGAGAAACATATCCGCCGAGTCCTCGGATACCGAGACCCCACTCGGTGCACTCATAGTGGTCACGACCCCCTATATATCTAGCCTGTGCCCCCGTCGACCACGAAGGTTACCTTTTCCCCGAACTTCTAGTTTCGGATACTGACAGTACAGGGTGTCGGGCGTTACAGTACTGCGAAGCGACAGGGTGCGCAACGCTAGCCCCGCGACGTGCTGACCGCGGGGGGGCGGTCAAGGTGCAGGCCCCGCGGGTCAATGACAAACGTATTGATCCCGATACCGTTGAGCGGCAGCGGTTCTCGTCGACGATCGTGCCGGCGTAAGCGCGTAAGTCGCCGCAGATGGCCGAGGTGTTGCCGTTGCTGTACCTGCATGGGCGTCCAGCGGGGATTTCAGGCCGGAGCCCTGGAGCAGTTCCTGGGTCGGGGGCCGGGTTGTCGGCAGCCACGATTACCCGGCTGACCGCCCAGTGGCAAGACGAAGTCGCCGCGTTCGGCGGCAGGGATCTGTCCGCCACCTGAATCGCCCCGGTGAGTCCGGAGACTTTCTGATGTGAGATTTCAGCCAGCGGCTGGTCTCTGGCGTGGAGTGCAATAGGCGGCTTCGAGTTCAACTGGTGGGGATATCGCCGCAGTATTCGTAGAGGCGACGGTGGTTGAACCAGTCGATCCGCCGTGCGGTGGCCAGCTCGACGTCCTTGATGGAGCGCCAGGGCTTGCCGGGCTTGATCAGCTCGGTCTTGTACAGGCCGTTGACCGTCTCGGCTAGTGCATTGATGCTCCTATATCCGTCAAGCGGCTGGTTTTTCGGCTTGTGGAGTGGTGCGCAGTGGATGCACGAGGCCCATATCTCACGGGCAAGGAAGCGTTTTAAGCACCGGATGATTTCGGCCTTGGACTTGCCTTCGGCGGTGCGTCTTGCGAGGTACGCCTGGGTGGGTTGATGGTGTTGCATGCCCACGATGACGGTGCGGTAGATCGCCGCATTAGCCTGGCGGTGGCCATCCCAGTTGAGCAGGTGGCGAACGGTTTTGCCGGTGGAGGCTGGGATCGGGCACACGCCGCACAGCTTGGTCCACGCGGCTTCAATACGGATCCGGTCGGGGTTGTCGCCGGCGACGATGAGCATCTCGGCGGCGGTGTCGGCGCCGATGCCGAATGCTGCGGTCAACTCTGGCGCGATCTCGGTGACCAATTGGGCGAGTAGTTTCTCGTGTTCAGTGATCTCCTCGTTGAGATGCTGCCAGCGGCGGGCGATCGAGCGCAGGGTGTGCTTGGTTGCGGCTTCGACCGTGCTGATGCCAGCTGGCCTCAGGCCGGCGTAGCGGCGGATTAGGGCCATCTTGGACAAGGGCTGCAGTTGTTCACGCAGCTCGTCTGGGGCGTTAACGATGACCGTCTTCAGCGAGATCATCGCTGCCGAACGGGCTTTGACCGCAATATTTTTGGCGATTTTGATCTGTCGGATCATATCCACGGTGTCATCGGCGGTCTTCGGGGTGGCGGTGGCATGGCTACCAAGCACGGCACGGGCGGCGTTTTCGGCGTCCAGGAAGTCGGACTTGCCGCGCAGCCGCCGGTCGCGCCGGTCGGTGCGCATTACCTCCACGACACCGATGTCGCTGCGACGCACGGCTGCGGTCAGGCCGGCTCCGTAGGAGCCGGTGCCTTCGATGGCGAAGGTCAGGATGTGGCCCGGGTGGCTAGCCCATTCGATCAGCTCGGCATAGCCGGCGCGGTCGGCTTGGAACGTTCCGGTGTCAAGCACCGCGCCGAAGTCGTCGAACGCGGCGGCGACATGAACGAACTTGTGGGTATCAACACCGATCACGACTCGACCGCGGCGAGGTGTGGTTGCCATGCTTGTCATTGCGACCTTCAGCGGGTTGTTGAGGCTGGCCGGTCGGGTGACGGGACTGCGATGGGACCTGGTGTGGTCAGGCTTCTATGAGGTCACTGCCCGCTCGGTCAGCACGAGGTGGAACGACCGCCCGTTGGACGACAGATCAACAGCCAGGACACCCATACCGCTGGGTCAGTCATAACACGAGTCAGGCGACCAGACAGCCGCCAACATTCTCACAGTCATAGGAGCTGCCGACCGCTCGGACCGAGGACTGGATGCCCGCTTCTGCGTGCCGTTCGCTGAACCTGATCGAGGTGTATTGACTGCGATCCCCGATCCGTCTGGTGGACAACGTCTTTGAGATCAGTACACCTTCTTGTTGACGGTTCTAGATGGCTTGCTCGATCGCATCGAGGACCATCGAGGTGGCCATCGTGGAAGCGACCCGCCAGCCCAGCATCCCGCCGCGCGTAGGCGTCGGTGGCGAAAGCGACGTAGGCAAACCCTGCTCGACGGTGCATCTGGCCACTGGAGTGCCCTCGCGGTTGAGCGCCAGCCACACCTTGTGGGCACCGTACACGCCGTAGTTGGCGGCGTAGAGCCGGCTGATCTGTTCTTTGAGTTCGTCGTCACGGCGTTCGCGGCGGCTGGGCTCGCGGTTGATGTGGTCGTAATAGGTCGATGGGGCGATCGGCATACCCAGCTCGGTCAGCTGTGTGCAGATCGACTCGACACCCCACCGCAAACCATCAGGGCCATCGCGGTGACCGTGATGATCGGCGATGAACTGGGTGATTAGTGTGTTGGCAGGTCGAGCTCGGCCGCGGAGAAAGCCGACGCCGTCTTGAAAATCGCATTGGTTATCTGAGGCCGTGAGGAAGCTGTTCACCATGTAGACGACACGCGTTCGGAGATGCCGGGAAATGCGTTGTGGACCAGTTATCTTCGGTGTCTGTGACGAGTCCTGGGCTGCGGGTGCAGTCGGTGGTGATGCCGTTCGGCGACCGCGAATCGTGGACGCTGGTGGATCAGGATGCGGTGGTGGTGGAGCCGGTCGAGGCGTTCTTGTCGCATCTGCACGCGATCGAGCGCTCACCGAACACGGTCAAGGCCTATGCCCATGATCTGCGGGATTGGTTCGAGTTCCTCGATCGGGGCGGCCTGGTGTGGTCGCGGGTGCGACTGGAGGAGGTGGGCCGGTTCGTGGCGTGGCTGCGACTACCCGCGGCGGGGCGAGTGGGCAATGTGTCAGCGCTGCCGACGGCGGAGAGCATGTGCTCGGAGGCCACGGTGAACCGCAAGCTATCGGCAATCTCGGCGTTTTATGAATTCCATCAGCGCCACGGAGTGGACCTGGGTGATCTGTTGACGACCTGGCAGCGGCATAAGGGACATGGTGGATCGTGGCGACCACTGCTGGCGCACCTGGGATCTCGACCGGAGCGCAGCAGGCGGATCCGGTTACGGGCCCAGCGGCGCATCCCGGACACGCTGGACACGGAACTGGTCGCGGCGATCGTGGCGGCCTGTGATCGGCTGCGGGATCGGTTCCTGTTTTCTCTGCTGGCTGCATCCGGGCTGCGGGTTGGTGAGGCGTTGGGGTTGCGGCACAGCGACATCGATGCGGCTGCTCGGCTGGTGACGGTGGTGCCGAGGGTGAATACGAATCGTGCCCGAGCCAAGGGCGGGGGTCGCCAGGTGCCGGTGCCGGGCGCGGTGATCCGGCTGTATGCGGATTATCTGCATGGCGAGTACGGCGAGCTGGACAGCGATTACGTATTCGTCAACTTGTGGTCCGGTCCTATTGGGTATCCGTTGACGTATGCCAGCGTCTACGATTTGGTCTGCCGATTGCGGGAGCGGACCGGAATCATGTTCGGGCCGCATACTTTTCGCCACTCGTATGCGACAGAGTTGTTGCGCCGCCAGGTGCCGGTCGAGGTGGTGGCCCATCTGTTGGGGCACGCGTCGATCGCGACGACCAGTGACGCGTACGCGCATCTGAAGGTCGAGGACACCCGCCGCGCGTTGGTGGCCGCGGGGTGGCTGGCGGACCGGGATGGGTCGTGGTGAGCGTCGAGGTGCTGGCGCCGCCGATTGAGCCCGGCTGGGTTGCGCGTTTGGGCGCAGCGGTGCGTGCGGAGTTCCGGGTCGAGGTGCTGGTGCCCGCCGTCGCGGATCCGATTCTCGGGTCGCCGGCATGCGCGGTGCCCGGGTGTGTGCGTTCGAGTCGCTACGCCGGGCTCTGCCCGGCCCATCTGGGCCGGTGGAGAAAGGCGGGTCGCCCGGATGACCGACGGGCGTGGGCGGCGACCGCTGATCCAGAGGTGATGGGGTACCGGCCGCTGCAATCGTGCCTGGTGCCCGGTTGCGGCTTCGGGCAGCATCGGTATCGGTTGTGCTACACGCATTCCCACGCCTGGGACAAGGCCGGACGCCCAGTGGTGGATCGGTGGAAGCCGGACGTGGCCGGCACGCCGGCAGCGGTGTGCGCCATCCCGGGGTGCATGTTGTGGGCCGAACTGGACGCCGGGTGGTGTCATTCCCACCACCGGCGGTGGCGGCTGCGTGGTCGCCCGTCGGCGGCGGAGTTCATCGCCTACTGCGCCAGCTACGGCGAGGATCGCTTCGACTTGCGGCCGCTGCGGCCGCAGTTGCGGCTGGAGATCGGCTACGCGCTGCAATGCCGCGTCGACCTGAACCGAACCCGCACCACACCGCGATCGATCAAGCCGCTGCTGGACCACTTGTCGGCAACCGGGGCCGAGTCGCTGCTGGATCGTCCGCTGGCCGACTGGCTGGCCGGGCTGCCGGCCGCGGCGTCGGTCAACACCCCGCGCGCGTTCCTCGGTTACGCGATCGAGTGCGTGCTCGATTTGCGCGACGGGACCGGCTGGGACAGCGAATACCAGCGTGACGTGTGGCGGCTACGGCGGCTCGGTGTTTCCGGCCATGACGGGGCCAAACTGGATTTCACTGCGGTGCACCCAGTCTGGCTTCGAGAGCTGGCCAAACGATGGTGCCGGTGGCGCATGTCGTGCGGAGTCGGGCTGGGGCAGCTACGCAGTGATCGCCTCGCGCTCGTTCGTTTGTCGCAGTTCATGCCCGGACTAGCGAGCTCGTCGGGCCCGGGTGCGCTCGAGCGGGCAGCGCTGGAGGCCTACCTGGCTCGACTGGCCGTTGAGATCCCACAACCGAAGACCCGCAGCGCCGAGATCGGCTGTGTGACCGGGTTTCTGAATGCCGTTCGCCAGCACCGGTGGGCATCGCTGCCGGCCGAGGCGCAGCTGTATCCCAGCGACCAGCCCCGCCGTGACGAGACACCGGCACCGCGGGCGATTCCCGAGTTCGTCATGGGCCAGTTGGAAAGCCCGGCCAACCTCGACCGGATCAGCGACCCGCGGATCCGGCTGCTGGTGGAGGTCCTCATCCGCACCGGCCTGCGCATTGGCGACGCCACCCGGCTGGCGCTGGACTGTCTGGTTCGCGACCCGCAGGGCGCGGTCTATTTGCGCTACCGCAACCATAAGATGCGCCGCGACGCGGTGGTGCCCATCGACGACGAACTCACCGCCATGATCCAGACGCAGCAGGAGCGCACCCGGCAGCGGTTTCCAACCACCGCCGTGTTGCTGCCGCGCAGCAGCGCCAACCCCGACGGACGGCTGCCCATTCCCACCGTGACGTTCCACCTCCAGCTCGGGCAGTGGCTCGAAACATGTGGTGTCACAGATGAACTCGGTCAGCCAGCGCATATCACCGCTCATCAGTTCCGGCACACGGCGGCCACACGATGGATCAACCATGAGGTGCCGCAGGAAGTGGTCCGACGCCTGCTCGACCACACCAGCCACACCATGACCGCCGTGTATGCCCGATTGGCCGACACCACCATACGAGAGCAGTGGGAACGCGCCCAGAAGATCAACATCCACGGTGAGCCGGTCGACATCACCGTCGACGGGCCCCTCGCCGATGGCGAGTGGATGAAGCAGAACCTTGCACGCGCGAAAATAGCGCTGCCCAACGGCTATTGTGGTCTGCCACTACAGAAATCGTGCCCGCACGCCAACGCATGTTTGACTTGTCCGCTGTTCATCACGACCGCCGAATTCCTACCCCAACACCGCAAGCAGCTCGATGACACCCGCACGTTGATCTCGCGTGCTCAAACCGACGGCCACACCCGCCTGGCCGAGATGAACCACACCGTCGAAACCAACCTGCTTACCATCATCGCCACCCTCGAAACCGACCAACGCGACTGCCGGTGCGCTGCAGCGGGCAGCGAAACATGCTGCGGAAAGGAACCATCCGATGCGCCATGACAACAGCCACTACCTCCTCGCCGCTGCCCAACGCCGCCGCGCCGACACCCTCCAACGCGCCCGGCAAGCCCTGCAGGAACTCGGCGAAACCGGCCAGCGGCGCACTATCACACAGATCGCCGCCCTCGCCGGCGTCTCCCGCTCATGGCTGTATGCCCAGCCCGCACTGCGCGACCAACTCCGCCGACTGACCGCCATATCGGAGACGCCCGAGCCGGCACCACCTGCCCCAGTCGAGCGCGGCTCCGACGCCTCCCTGCGCCAACGCCTCACCCTCGCACACGAACGCATCCGCGAACTCGACAACGAAAACCGTCAACTACGAAACCAGATCGCACTCCTGCACGGACAGCTCCGCGCCAACCGCATCGCCGACACCCACATCACGGACACCGTCCACGACACAAACACCCAGATCACGCCCCCAAACAGTCGAGCCCGCCCAAGATAACGTTGGTCCTTCCGAATTCGGCG from Mycobacterium kubicae includes these protein-coding regions:
- a CDS encoding MCE family protein, yielding MKKITATAVKFSTAVLTLIAVTVIIVVVFAQLRFNKTSSYTAEFSTASGLRAGQFVRASGVEIGKVSSVRITEGGHRVRVDFEVDRSVPLYQSTTASIRYADLLGQRYVELKRGDGEGMDRVLPPGGFIPLSRTEPALDLDALIGGFKPVFRALDPDKVNTIATAIVTVFQGQGGTINDILDQTAQLTAQIAGRDQAIGEVISNLNVVLETTVKHRKEFDQTIDNVDKLITGLSNQADPLAANVAHIGNVAGTLADLLSDNRPLLQKAVGYVQNTLQPLIDRLDYVDGVLRDAPQSAKRVAGIGGLYGDFFNFYACDVTLKVDGLQPGGPVRTVKLWSQPTGRCTPK
- a CDS encoding MCE family protein, which produces MATTSKRLRRLISVRKLAGLALWLITAVVLIVVWVQFRGGFTPKITLTALASRSGLVLDRGAKVTYNGVEIGRVGSISEVERDGKPAAKLLLEIAPKYAGLIALNVNAEITATTVFGNKYVSLSSPKQPVARKVTPADIIVVRSETTEFNTLFETVMQISEKVDPVKVNLTLSAVAAALNGQGDKFGASIINGNTILDDINPQMPQIRHDIQRLADLADIYGDASPDLWSALDNAVTTARTFNQQKKDLDAALLAAVGVGNTGADIIDQSRSDLQHAVSDLVPVTQLLDTYSPELYCLFHHGANVLPKVTDGESGNGYSVRLTGTILGGTNAYVYPDNLPRVNAHGGPGGKPGCWKTITRDLWPAPYLVTDSGSSIAPYTHFGIPQPQANEYVWGRQWGENTINP
- a CDS encoding ABC transporter permease → MFVGEVLRYLGFTLKNYRKEVLRLIAEIGMGTGAMAAVGGTVAIIGFVTLSAGSLIAIQGFASLGNIGVEAFTGFFAALANVRVVAPIVTGTALAATVGAGATAQLGAMRISEEIDALEVMGIKSVSYLVSTRVIGAFIVTIPLYSVAVLLSFFSAQLVTTLFYAQSIGTYDHYFNTFLRVNDFWYSLAETVAISAVVMLNHCYYGYNASGGPVGVGVAVGRSMRASLIAIVMVVLMASLAIYGVNPNFNLTV
- a CDS encoding MlaE family ABC transporter permease; the encoded protein is MCVLTGKALARPFQWREFILQGWFLLGVSFLPTVMVAIPLTVLIIFTLNILLAEFGAADVSGAGAALGAVTQLGPLVTVLVVAGAGSTAICADLGARTIREEIDAMEVLGIDPIHRLVVPRVVASTIVALLLNGAVISIGLVGGFLFGVYIQNVSAGAYVSTLTLITGLPEVLISIVKATLFGLIAGLVGCYRGLTAGGGAKGVGTAVNETLVLAVVALFAVNVVLTTIGVRFGTGR
- a CDS encoding tyrosine-type recombinase/integrase, giving the protein MPFGDRESWTLVDQDAVVVEPVEAFLSHLHAIERSPNTVKAYAHDLRDWFEFLDRGGLVWSRVRLEEVGRFVAWLRLPAAGRVGNVSALPTAESMCSEATVNRKLSAISAFYEFHQRHGVDLGDLLTTWQRHKGHGGSWRPLLAHLGSRPERSRRIRLRAQRRIPDTLDTELVAAIVAACDRLRDRFLFSLLAASGLRVGEALGLRHSDIDAAARLVTVVPRVNTNRARAKGGGRQVPVPGAVIRLYADYLHGEYGELDSDYVFVNLWSGPIGYPLTYASVYDLVCRLRERTGIMFGPHTFRHSYATELLRRQVPVEVVAHLLGHASIATTSDAYAHLKVEDTRRALVAAGWLADRDGSW
- a CDS encoding tyrosine-type recombinase/integrase, with amino-acid sequence MSVEVLAPPIEPGWVARLGAAVRAEFRVEVLVPAVADPILGSPACAVPGCVRSSRYAGLCPAHLGRWRKAGRPDDRRAWAATADPEVMGYRPLQSCLVPGCGFGQHRYRLCYTHSHAWDKAGRPVVDRWKPDVAGTPAAVCAIPGCMLWAELDAGWCHSHHRRWRLRGRPSAAEFIAYCASYGEDRFDLRPLRPQLRLEIGYALQCRVDLNRTRTTPRSIKPLLDHLSATGAESLLDRPLADWLAGLPAAASVNTPRAFLGYAIECVLDLRDGTGWDSEYQRDVWRLRRLGVSGHDGAKLDFTAVHPVWLRELAKRWCRWRMSCGVGLGQLRSDRLALVRLSQFMPGLASSSGPGALERAALEAYLARLAVEIPQPKTRSAEIGCVTGFLNAVRQHRWASLPAEAQLYPSDQPRRDETPAPRAIPEFVMGQLESPANLDRISDPRIRLLVEVLIRTGLRIGDATRLALDCLVRDPQGAVYLRYRNHKMRRDAVVPIDDELTAMIQTQQERTRQRFPTTAVLLPRSSANPDGRLPIPTVTFHLQLGQWLETCGVTDELGQPAHITAHQFRHTAATRWINHEVPQEVVRRLLDHTSHTMTAVYARLADTTIREQWERAQKINIHGEPVDITVDGPLADGEWMKQNLARAKIALPNGYCGLPLQKSCPHANACLTCPLFITTAEFLPQHRKQLDDTRTLISRAQTDGHTRLAEMNHTVETNLLTIIATLETDQRDCRCAAAGSETCCGKEPSDAP
- a CDS encoding DUF6262 family protein; amino-acid sequence: MRHDNSHYLLAAAQRRRADTLQRARQALQELGETGQRRTITQIAALAGVSRSWLYAQPALRDQLRRLTAISETPEPAPPAPVERGSDASLRQRLTLAHERIRELDNENRQLRNQIALLHGQLRANRIADTHITDTVHDTNTQITPPNSRARPR